The Paramisgurnus dabryanus chromosome 1, PD_genome_1.1, whole genome shotgun sequence genome includes a window with the following:
- the LOC135760683 gene encoding caspase-3-like: MADQILKNLRVELVQCMTEAVIKDLVDDLVDSKVLSSSETEEILLPSKSRSDHARGLIDSVKVKGKNSSEKMLQHLETRDKALYDNLNISSLLEALKSGEATSSGRHVAPDQQKSSREAEQGEYKMNSTPRGLCVIINNKNFKTLENYRAGSEYDVASLKNVFECLGFTVETHEDLSADEMKTLMTQYSKDDHRGDCFVCCVSSHGNQCGIIGIDEKTCPLKDIISPFNGVNCSSLIGKPKVFFIEACRGNEMQEKVQVEADDMGGEPDQEFDNVPDEYIASDSDFLIVMSTVEGYYSLRSKKSGSWFIKSLCKHLKDESKRDQDILKILTTVNNDVSTKEGLVIINEKIIDAKMVPQPHFTLRKTLIFRVPEGRST; the protein is encoded by the exons ATGGCAG atcaaatattgaaaaaccTTCGAGTTGAATTGGTGCAGTGTATGACTGAGGCAGTCATCAAGGATTTGGTGGATGATCTTGTTGATAGTAAAGTACTGAGCAGTAGCGAGACTGAAGAAATACTGCTACCGAGCAAATCCCGATCTGATCATGCTCGCGGCCTTATTGACAGTGTGAAAGTGAAGGGAAAGAACTCGAGTGAAAAGATGTTACAGCATTTGGAAACCCGCGACAAAGCTCTTTACGACAACCTGAACATTAGCAGCCTTTTGGAAGCTCTGAAGAGTGGAGAAGCGACCTCTAGTGGCCGGCACGTGGCGCCAG ATCAACAAAAATCTTCTAGGGAAGCTGAGCAG ggTGAGTACAAAATGAACAGTACTCCACGTGGACTTTGTGTTATTATTAACAATAAGAACTTCAAAACCCTTGAAAATTACCGTGCTGGATCCGAATATGATGTTG CCTCTCTGAAGAATGTGTTTGAATGTTTGGGCTTTACGGTGGAGACACACGAAGATCTGAGTGCAGATGAAATGAAAACACTTATGACACAATACAGTAAGGATGACCATCGTGGAGACTGCTTTGTCTGCTGTGTGTCAAGTCATGGAAACCAATGTGGTATCATTGGTATAGATGAGAAAACTTGTCCTCTGAAGGACATCATATCACCATTTAATGGAGTCAACTGTTCCTCACTTATTGGCAAGCCAAAAGTGTTCTTCATTGAGGCATGCAGGGGTAATGAGATGCAGGAAAAAGTTCAGGTTGAAGCAGATGATATGGGTGGTGAACCAGACCAGGAATTCGATAATGTACCGGATGAATACATTGCCAGTGATTCAGATTTTCTGATTGTCATGTCTACGGTGGAGGGATATTATTCACTCAGAAGCAAAAAGAGTGGCTCATGGTTCATAAAGTCCCTTTGCAAGCATTTAAAGGATGAAAGCAAACG GGATCAGGACATCTTAAAGATCCTCACTACTGTCAATAATGATGTTAGCACAAAAGAGGGCCTTGTTATTATCAATGAGAAGATAATTGATGCCAAGATGGTTCCGCAGCCCCATTTCACTTTGAGGAAAACTCTTATTTTCAGAGTTCCTGAG GGTCGGTCTACTTAG
- the tmcc3 gene encoding transmembrane and coiled-coil domain protein 3, whose translation MPSADRTSAELERNSFIHGDMAERVGDLNTLSVPMLMRRGGSETCLDLDTTDLTGREVSRSRSGLGSLEQKILKVKEQLRIEQNLQDENVAEYLKLISSADKQQSSRIKQVFEKKNQKTAHNIVQLQKKLEQYQRKMKESDGLNGTKHTPPHSSRDHHELPKDNLKESVVTGSGRHHLDKVKTIGPGVSLSPPFFFSKSRGIANLIRNKFGSADNIAHMKSSMETGSSLHAEGGGRALSGSATLTSKPKYPSDDECSTETSLSVESNGHVTGSGVMGQNSVSGKEGGHLENGGRMVVAYEEVRELRETQNLLAEDIETLKTQFKCEFENITQTLQEERYRCERLEDQLNDLTELHQNETANLKQELASIEEKMAYQAYERARDIQDALEVCQTRVSKLELQQQQQQVLQLESADAKVLLGKCINIMLAIVTVILVCVSTAAKFSAPLLRSRLHIFGTFVCVCLLAFGWSNWEHLQYTIERMLIPR comes from the exons GCAGAGAGGGTTGGCGACTTGAACACCCTCAGTGTGCCGATGCTCATGCGTAGAGGTGGCTCAGAGACATGTCTAGACCTGGACACGACGGACCTGACGGGACGAGAAGTCTCACGATCGCGCTCCGGCTTGGGAAGCTTGGAGCAGAAAATCCTAAAGGTGAAAGAGCAGCTGCGAATCGAACAAAACTTACAGGATGAAAATGTCGCCGAGTACCTCAAACTCATAAGCAGCGCCGACAAGCAGCAGAGCAGCCGCATCAAACAAGTGTTCGAGAAAAAGAACCAGAAAACGGCGCACAACATCGTTCAACTCCAAAAGAAGCTGGAGCAGTATCAGCGCAAGATGAAGGAGAGCGACGGGTTGAACGGGACCAAACACACACCACCACACTCCAGCAGAGACCACCACGAACTGCCTAAAGACAACCTCAAAGAAAGCGTCGTCACAGGAAGTGGCCGGCACCATTTAGACAAGGTCAAGACTATCGGCCCAGGTGTTTCGCTGTCGCCGCCGTTCTTCTTCAGCAAGTCCCGCGGCATAGCAAACCTCATCCGCAACAAGTTCGGCAGCGCGGACAACATCGCGCACATGAAAAGCTCTATGGAGACGGGTAGCAGCCTGCATGCGGAAGGGGGAGGCCGAGCTCTGAGCGGCAGTGCGACCCTAACCTCCAAACCCAAATACCCCAGCGATGATGAATGCTCCACTGAGACTTCATTATCGGTAGAAAGCAATGGTCATGTGACTGGATCGGGTGTGATGGGACAGAACAGCGTGTCAGGGAAGGAAGGAGGCCACTTGGAGAACGGTGGCCGCATGGTGGTGGCCTACGAGGAGGTCAGGGAGTTGAGGGAGACTCAAAATCTGTTAGCCGAAGACATCGAGACACTCAAGACCCAGTTTAAATGTGAATTTGAGAATATAACACAAACACTACAAGAGGAGCGATACAG GTGCGAACGTTTGGAGGACCAGCTGAATGATCTCACAGAGCTCCATCAGAACGAAACCGCTAACCTCAAGCAGGAGTTAGCCAGCATCGAAGAGAAGATGGCCTATCAAGCTTATGAACGTGCTCGAGATATACAG GACGCTCTGGAGGTCTGTCAGACGCGAGTCAGTAAGTTAGAGTTACAGCAACAGCAGCAGCAGGTCTTGCAGTTGGAAAGCGCCGATGCCAAAGTGTTGCTGGGAAAATGCATCAACATCATGCTGGCCATTGTCACTGTGATCTTGGTGTGCGTGTCCACGGCTGCTAAGTTCTCCGCACCTCTGCTGAGGAGTCGTCTACACATATTTGGGACTTTCGTATGCGTGTGTCTGCTGGCGTTCGGATGGAGCAACTGGGAACATTTGCAGTATACCATAGAGCGAATGCTGATACCCAGATGA